The sequence AGCGGAAGCCGAAGCCGAGCGCCTGCGACACTTCGGGCTCGAAATGCAGCGAGGCGTCGTTGAGCTTGAGCTTCTCGAGCGAATCGCGCAGCGAATCGTAGTCGTGCGATTCGACCGGGTAGAGACCGGCGAACACCTGCGACTTCACTTCCTTGAAGCCGGGCAGCGGCTCCTCGGCGGCCGGCTTGACCAAGGTGATGGTGTCGCCGACCTTGGCCGAGGCCAGTTCCTTGATGCCGGCGATGACGAAACCCACTTCGCCAGCCTTGAGCGACTCGCGCTCCATCGACTTGGGCGTGAACACGCCGACCTGCTCGCACAGGTGCTGCGCCTTGGTCGACATGAACAGCAGCTTGTCCTTGGGCTTGATCTCGCCGTCGACCACCCGCACCAGCATCACCACGCCGACGTAGTTGTCGAACCACGAGTCGATGATCAGCGCCTTGAGCGGGCCGGCCGGGTTGCCCTGCGGCGCCGGCACCTTGGCCACCACCGCCTCGAGGATGTCCTCGATGCCGATGCCGTTCTTGGCCGAGGCACGCACCGCGTCGGTCGCCTCGATGCCGACGATGTCCTCGATCTCGTCGATCACGCGCTCGGGCTCGGCCGCCGGCAGATCGATCTTGTTGAGCACCGCCACCACCTCGACGCCCTGCTCGATCGCGGTGTAGCAGTTGGCCACCGTCTGCGCCTCGACGCCCTGCGAGGCGTCGACCACCAGCAGCGCGCCTTCGCAGGCGGCCAGCGAGCGGCTCACCTCGTAGCTGAAGTCGACGTGGCCGGGGGTATCGATCAGGTTCAGGTTGTAGATCTGGCCATCGCGCGCCTTGTAGTGCAGCGCGGCGGTCTGGGCCTTGATGGTGATGCCGCGCTCCTTCTCGATGTCCATCGAATCGAGCACCTGCTCGCTCATCTCGCGCAGCTCCAGGCCGCCGCAGTATTGGATGAAGCGGTCGGCCAGCGTGGATTTGCCGTGGTCGATGTGGGCGATGATCGAGAAATTGCGGATGTGATTCATACACTCGGGCCGTGGCGGCCTGGAAAAGCCATGAAAAATGGGCACGTTGCGGCGTGCCCACGTTGAATTTCCAGGGATTTTACCGGATTCGGCCCAGATAGGCATCCAGCTTGCGGCGATCGAGGTGGTAGAAGCAGATCACCTCGTCGTCCTGGCCGGCCAGCACCGGCACCATGGCGGTGTATTTCTCCTCGACGGCGTCGTCGTCGTCGATGTCGAACCAGGCGACGTCGAGGCCGAGCTCGGGGGCGAGGAGCCGCAGCTCCTCGCGCATCTGCTGGCACAGGCCGCAGTACTCGCGACCGTACAGCGTCACCAGCGCCAATTGCCGCGGATCAGTCATCGCCCGATTTCGCCGGCAGCTTGAGGCTGACGAACAGCGAAGCCTCGCCGCGCCGGAT is a genomic window of Chitinimonas koreensis containing:
- a CDS encoding glutaredoxin family protein gives rise to the protein MTDPRQLALVTLYGREYCGLCQQMREELRLLAPELGLDVAWFDIDDDDAVEEKYTAMVPVLAGQDDEVICFYHLDRRKLDAYLGRIR
- the lepA gene encoding translation elongation factor 4, translated to MNHIRNFSIIAHIDHGKSTLADRFIQYCGGLELREMSEQVLDSMDIEKERGITIKAQTAALHYKARDGQIYNLNLIDTPGHVDFSYEVSRSLAACEGALLVVDASQGVEAQTVANCYTAIEQGVEVVAVLNKIDLPAAEPERVIDEIEDIVGIEATDAVRASAKNGIGIEDILEAVVAKVPAPQGNPAGPLKALIIDSWFDNYVGVVMLVRVVDGEIKPKDKLLFMSTKAQHLCEQVGVFTPKSMERESLKAGEVGFVIAGIKELASAKVGDTITLVKPAAEEPLPGFKEVKSQVFAGLYPVESHDYDSLRDSLEKLKLNDASLHFEPEVSQALGFGFRCGFLGLLHLEIVQERLEREFDMDLITTAPTVVYQLLMKDGEVIEIENPSRLPELSKIEEIREPIITATILMPQDYVGPVMTLCNLKRGVQKNMQYLGRQVMLTYELPMAEVVMDFFDRLKSVSRGYASLDYDFKEFRPDDLVKLDVLVNGERVDALSLMVHRANSVYRGRELVSKMRELIPRQMFDIAIQAAIGAHIIARETVKAMRKDVLAKCYGGDITRKKKLLEKQKAGKKRMKQVGNVEIPQEAFLAILQVSDK